The Sporosarcina luteola genome contains a region encoding:
- the cpaB gene encoding Flp pilus assembly protein CpaB, translated as MIDSKRKAIIFLTISFILAIVTAGVVLVQISQAQERLGEMIEVASVGKNVSSYTEINPDDIEWVKFPKTNAYSSFITDAKDLEDVITIVNLKSGDILTKNLVRKKLDIPANERVVWLNATEIVLIDQSVMEGDLVDVIVSREIEKSVETKRLLSNVKVVQVDEDKENNTESIKISLPIAEAEQLIHYQNFAKQIRVLRVNQVGDEATSSEKSTPIVEEKPVEKDAEKKETVTDVEVEKSKGEKKESEKGKDE; from the coding sequence ATGATTGATTCAAAAAGAAAAGCCATCATATTTTTAACGATTTCATTCATATTGGCGATTGTGACGGCGGGTGTCGTGCTTGTGCAAATCAGCCAGGCGCAGGAAAGATTAGGCGAAATGATCGAAGTGGCATCGGTAGGAAAGAACGTAAGCTCCTACACGGAAATCAATCCGGACGATATTGAGTGGGTGAAATTTCCGAAAACAAATGCGTACAGTTCATTTATTACGGATGCAAAAGACTTGGAGGACGTCATCACAATAGTTAACTTGAAGTCTGGCGATATTCTGACAAAGAATCTTGTGCGAAAGAAATTAGATATTCCTGCAAATGAAAGGGTCGTTTGGTTGAATGCAACCGAGATCGTCCTTATCGACCAGTCAGTGATGGAAGGCGACCTTGTAGATGTGATCGTCTCTAGGGAAATTGAAAAAAGCGTGGAAACGAAGAGGCTGCTCTCTAACGTGAAAGTTGTCCAAGTCGATGAAGATAAGGAAAATAACACCGAAAGCATCAAGATTTCCTTGCCGATTGCAGAGGCTGAGCAATTGATCCATTATCAAAACTTCGCGAAGCAGATCCGGGTTCTCCGTGTCAACCAAGTCGGGGATGAGGCGACATCCAGCGAGAAATCGACCCCGATCGTGGAGGAAAAGCCTGTTGAAAAGGATGCAGAGAAAAAGGAAACCGTCACAGATGTTGAGGTTGAAAAGAGCAAGGGTGAAAAGAAAGAGTCCGAAAAGGGCAAGGACGAATGA
- a CDS encoding pilus assembly protein TadG-related protein: MKEMKRYLKNERGDGLMLVIIGMLFVSIFICFLFFDFSNVFISKRVSQTGADAAALAGARSSSDYMSEVLKEKVEDELESLADAWEAIKEALGSSSSDGEEGETRTIEEIFDEFIRGIESSKGKSMPGDIRSFIWNGSGEVKGTPALIFLFKDPQISEMACKAVRDHLHTSRQEAVSFTEKNQNDRLVDYQFLEEEFKIYAKTERDGKYITVPDSSLSGISASAAVQIGSPKGVKISCS; this comes from the coding sequence ATGAAAGAAATGAAGCGGTACTTGAAGAATGAACGTGGAGATGGACTAATGCTCGTCATCATCGGCATGCTTTTTGTTTCCATCTTCATTTGTTTTCTCTTCTTTGACTTCTCAAATGTATTCATCAGTAAAAGAGTGAGCCAAACAGGTGCTGATGCCGCCGCACTTGCCGGGGCCAGAAGCTCATCGGATTATATGAGCGAAGTGCTGAAAGAGAAAGTGGAGGACGAGCTGGAAAGTTTGGCGGATGCATGGGAAGCCATTAAGGAAGCGCTTGGAAGTTCCAGCAGCGATGGTGAGGAAGGCGAAACACGGACGATCGAGGAAATTTTTGATGAGTTTATTAGAGGGATTGAAAGTAGCAAAGGTAAATCGATGCCTGGTGATATAAGAAGCTTTATTTGGAACGGATCTGGGGAAGTGAAAGGGACGCCGGCGCTCATCTTTTTATTCAAGGATCCCCAAATAAGTGAAATGGCCTGCAAGGCGGTCCGTGATCATCTACATACATCACGCCAAGAGGCGGTTTCATTTACGGAGAAGAACCAAAATGATCGCCTTGTCGACTATCAATTTTTGGAAGAAGAATTCAAAATCTATGCAAAAACGGAACGGGATGGCAAGTATATAACTGTACCCGATTCGTCGCTCAGTGGAATTAGCGCATCGGCCGCCGTGCAAATCGGCTCGCCTAAGGGTGTTAAAATCAGCTGCTCTTAA
- a CDS encoding type II secretion system F family protein gives MQIIGFFAMLMFSFILIFLFISFIYFYLYIAKKENLLNAQGYRKSKKKKSSLRNRILNPLVRWGTKAGPVGMKYPLFLNAAKHEKWLKEAGRPLGMTLESFFGFRFVLILIGLGFGSIYTFLGMPFALPVLLLSILSGVMGPSVWLYLSAKRRQEAISMMMPDFLDTVSVTLQAGVSLDGALIHVTNQFDGPLSEEIDRFNKEIELGVQRKTAYLNLIDRNSSKELQTLVNALIQGSSLGVAVARTFKLQAEDLRLTRGFKAKEKAAKANPQVTLVTTFFIAPAVFGFIMGLIVLNIIYNPEAFGLDAFFK, from the coding sequence ATGCAAATTATCGGTTTTTTCGCCATGTTGATGTTTAGTTTCATTTTGATCTTTCTGTTTATCAGCTTTATTTATTTTTACTTGTATATCGCAAAAAAGGAAAACTTACTGAATGCCCAAGGATATAGGAAAAGCAAAAAGAAGAAATCGTCGCTGAGGAATCGGATCTTAAACCCCCTAGTAAGATGGGGAACAAAAGCGGGTCCGGTCGGTATGAAATATCCGCTCTTCCTGAACGCGGCGAAGCATGAGAAATGGCTCAAGGAAGCGGGCAGACCATTAGGAATGACATTGGAATCCTTTTTCGGATTCCGGTTCGTCCTCATTCTGATCGGTTTGGGTTTTGGAAGCATCTATACATTCCTTGGCATGCCATTCGCTCTTCCTGTCCTACTTCTTTCCATATTATCAGGTGTAATGGGACCGTCAGTATGGCTTTATTTATCGGCGAAAAGACGGCAAGAGGCAATAAGCATGATGATGCCGGATTTCCTTGATACGGTCAGCGTCACGCTGCAGGCAGGTGTAAGCCTTGATGGTGCGCTCATCCATGTCACGAATCAATTCGATGGACCGCTCAGTGAAGAAATCGATCGGTTCAACAAGGAAATCGAACTGGGCGTACAAAGGAAAACGGCTTATTTGAACTTGATTGACCGCAATTCCTCGAAAGAATTGCAAACATTGGTGAATGCCCTTATACAAGGCTCTTCTCTTGGAGTCGCAGTGGCGAGGACGTTCAAGCTTCAGGCGGAAGATTTACGTTTGACCCGCGGCTTCAAAGCGAAAGAAAAAGCGGCCAAAGCGAATCCTCAAGTGACGCTTGTTACAACATTCTTTATTGCACCGGCTGTCTTTGGCTTCATTATGGGATTGATTGTGTTGAATATCATTTATAATCCTGAAGCTTTTGGATTGGATGCGTTTTTTAAATAA
- a CDS encoding TadE/TadG family type IV pilus assembly protein — translation MLTRWYSYVNNERGSQALQFLGLFPLILLSMLIIWQVGLISYSVVVAEAAARDGARAASAHDDNWEEIARNSAYGLEVVVTGGPGEDVATVKVKAKAPIISLPWIKNMEFDFTADAVMPMEKKRE, via the coding sequence GTGCTAACTAGATGGTATTCCTATGTTAACAATGAAAGGGGATCACAGGCCCTGCAATTTTTAGGGCTGTTCCCCTTGATATTACTCTCCATGCTGATCATTTGGCAGGTCGGTTTGATTTCCTATTCGGTCGTTGTTGCAGAAGCGGCGGCACGTGACGGTGCAAGGGCCGCTTCCGCTCATGATGATAATTGGGAGGAAATTGCAAGGAACTCAGCATACGGTCTCGAAGTGGTAGTGACGGGCGGACCTGGGGAAGATGTAGCTACTGTCAAAGTGAAGGCGAAAGCTCCCATCATCAGTTTGCCTTGGATAAAAAACATGGAATTTGATTTTACTGCGGACGCCGTCATGCCAATGGAGAAAAAGAGGGAATGA
- a CDS encoding vWA domain-containing protein: MKKLLVTAMASLFLLIAGCNSDDKSLKDIEGSADEINSPESEDIGAEETKSAPDFPPAPTEAKDIIASGAGEKMKELQGAAEGKLTTEDFAEMDDFPAENMTVDEIFNGIIEWYAMDYSVVHDPLFNFEPDYGEYGIDKKETKQLNISVLIDASGSMKAYVGGEQMMALAKDAVKRFGAGLPEESIVSIRVYGHEGTGSTADKEMSCASNELFYSPDFYEESSFNEALTQFDAAGWTPLAAAIKAGGEDLRVKASSDTQNMIFVVSDGVETCGGNPVEEAKKVANSDLNAEVNVLGFNLDSEGQKQLKKVAEEGNGKYANVKSKVDFQKTFQSMLAEANAVVRELNQKVVHGMDINNHTIRLNDQVNKLQSSFGEFASEEGSILRMAVKRLRDEDRIDNETQFALSDLIDERRDTIRTYGESLRREKLDLVENTRQEIFKALNEE; encoded by the coding sequence ATGAAAAAGTTATTAGTAACTGCAATGGCTTCTTTATTTTTACTGATTGCAGGATGCAATAGTGACGACAAGTCATTAAAGGATATCGAAGGATCTGCGGATGAGATAAATTCACCAGAGAGTGAGGATATTGGAGCCGAGGAGACGAAAAGTGCCCCGGATTTCCCTCCGGCACCTACTGAGGCAAAAGATATCATCGCTTCAGGGGCTGGAGAAAAGATGAAGGAACTCCAAGGGGCTGCAGAGGGGAAATTAACGACAGAAGACTTTGCGGAGATGGATGACTTCCCAGCTGAGAATATGACAGTTGATGAAATATTTAACGGCATCATTGAATGGTATGCAATGGATTATTCAGTTGTCCATGATCCGCTCTTTAACTTTGAACCGGATTATGGAGAATATGGAATCGATAAGAAGGAAACAAAGCAATTGAATATATCAGTTTTGATCGACGCGAGCGGAAGCATGAAAGCCTATGTTGGCGGAGAGCAAATGATGGCACTGGCAAAGGATGCGGTCAAACGTTTCGGTGCGGGCCTTCCGGAAGAATCCATCGTCTCTATTCGTGTGTATGGGCATGAGGGAACGGGTTCTACCGCAGACAAAGAAATGTCATGTGCAAGCAATGAGCTTTTTTACAGCCCAGATTTTTACGAGGAGAGTTCATTTAATGAAGCTTTGACCCAATTCGATGCTGCTGGATGGACGCCGCTTGCTGCTGCCATTAAAGCCGGCGGTGAAGATTTACGGGTAAAGGCGTCTTCCGATACACAGAACATGATTTTTGTAGTCAGTGACGGTGTGGAGACGTGCGGCGGAAATCCAGTGGAGGAAGCTAAAAAAGTAGCGAATTCCGACCTGAATGCCGAAGTGAACGTATTAGGCTTCAATTTAGATAGCGAAGGTCAAAAGCAATTGAAGAAAGTTGCAGAAGAGGGCAACGGGAAATATGCCAACGTTAAATCAAAAGTTGACTTTCAAAAAACATTCCAATCGATGCTAGCCGAAGCGAATGCGGTCGTTCGCGAATTGAACCAAAAGGTAGTACATGGAATGGATATTAACAATCATACCATTCGCCTTAATGATCAAGTTAATAAACTTCAATCTAGCTTCGGAGAGTTTGCTTCAGAGGAAGGCAGCATTTTGAGAATGGCTGTAAAAAGACTACGTGACGAGGATAGAATCGACAACGAGACGCAGTTCGCCTTGTCGGATTTGATTGATGAACGCCGTGACACGATAAGAACGTATGGGGAATCTCTCAGAAGAGAGAAACTTGACCTCGTTGAAAATACGAGACAGGAAATATTTAAAGCCCTGAATGAGGAGTGA
- a CDS encoding MBL fold metallo-hydrolase, with translation MIVIPIGIWGGYPKANGATSSFLIEHDGFHCLVDCGSGVLSSLQNYVPLEKLDAVVISHYHADHIADIGSLQYSRLINYYLGNPSPALPIYGHDRDEENFVKLSYKEQTIGVAIQETDIVHIGPFEVTFCETVHPVYCLAIKFTVDGRSVTLTADTEWHDKLVEFARGTDLLISEANLYEEHLGKAPGHMAGSEAGKLAKLAGAKRLVLTHLPLHGDLTEILDAAKEVFEGEAELAVVGKAYEI, from the coding sequence ATGATAGTAATACCGATCGGGATTTGGGGTGGCTATCCGAAAGCGAATGGAGCCACGTCTTCATTTTTAATTGAGCATGACGGGTTTCATTGCCTCGTCGACTGCGGAAGCGGTGTGCTCTCTTCCCTGCAAAACTATGTGCCCCTCGAAAAGTTGGATGCCGTTGTGATCAGCCATTATCATGCAGATCACATCGCAGACATCGGCAGCCTACAATATAGCCGACTCATCAATTATTATCTAGGAAACCCGTCGCCGGCATTGCCAATTTATGGCCATGATCGGGACGAGGAGAATTTTGTAAAGCTGTCGTATAAAGAGCAGACGATCGGCGTAGCTATTCAGGAAACGGATATTGTCCATATCGGACCTTTTGAAGTGACTTTCTGCGAAACGGTTCACCCCGTCTATTGTTTGGCAATTAAATTCACGGTGGACGGCCGTTCTGTCACGTTGACTGCAGATACGGAATGGCATGACAAGCTTGTGGAATTTGCCCGCGGGACGGATCTCTTAATTAGCGAAGCGAATTTGTACGAGGAGCATCTCGGCAAAGCACCCGGGCATATGGCGGGCAGCGAGGCGGGGAAACTTGCGAAATTGGCTGGCGCAAAACGGTTAGTGCTGACGCATCTGCCTTTGCACGGCGATCTGACTGAAATCTTGGATGCGGCAAAGGAAGTTTTTGAGGGCGAGGCTGAATTGGCTGTCGTCGGAAAGGCGTATGAAATTTGA
- a CDS encoding AAA family ATPase, with product MFQVNSLLLTGDEEWQAWFSEHAKINELNMTITQDIRKLTGQQNYNLYFIDVDEIPLEQVGPKITAKSVVVGLTRTEDFGRSREWLVNGAKDIIVFPAEEMRVESLIQDVVRQYKIQRETDMGFGTGEVHAFYSAKGGSGCTVLAAMMSQSLSVHQSKKVLLIDLNAQYGVTDTLFSIQPQRTYYDLLPVVNEMELRHLQNIANEHPETGVFIISSPSDPEKTEEITDELISKLIRVGRMHFDHVIIDLPSAMNSITFTALNTATNLHYILTPDSLGLRSYKYADELFKRFSIGNGISKTLLLNKVHPKNEMTSSDIEKIIGEKVDAIFTDDYFGMQPNINMGTGFFRSRKHRGDSKAARDMKKYIDSFVMKSKE from the coding sequence ATGTTCCAAGTGAATTCACTTTTACTGACAGGCGATGAGGAATGGCAAGCGTGGTTTTCGGAACATGCGAAAATAAATGAGCTGAATATGACAATTACGCAGGACATTCGGAAACTGACAGGGCAGCAAAACTACAATTTGTATTTCATTGACGTAGATGAAATACCTCTTGAACAAGTCGGGCCAAAAATCACAGCGAAAAGTGTAGTGGTCGGGTTGACAAGAACAGAAGACTTCGGTAGATCAAGGGAATGGTTAGTGAACGGGGCGAAAGATATCATCGTGTTCCCGGCTGAGGAGATGCGAGTTGAAAGTCTTATCCAAGACGTCGTCCGTCAGTATAAAATTCAAAGGGAAACGGACATGGGGTTCGGCACAGGCGAAGTGCATGCTTTTTACAGTGCAAAAGGTGGAAGCGGCTGTACGGTATTGGCGGCAATGATGAGTCAATCATTGAGTGTCCATCAGTCAAAAAAAGTGTTGCTCATTGACTTGAACGCACAATATGGGGTGACGGATACCCTCTTTTCCATTCAACCGCAACGCACTTATTACGACTTGCTTCCTGTCGTGAATGAAATGGAATTACGTCATTTGCAAAACATTGCTAACGAACATCCCGAAACAGGTGTCTTTATCATTTCCAGCCCATCCGACCCGGAAAAGACCGAAGAAATTACAGATGAGCTGATCTCAAAACTAATTCGAGTAGGTCGTATGCATTTTGATCATGTCATCATCGATCTTCCTTCTGCAATGAATTCCATTACATTCACTGCTTTGAATACAGCAACGAACCTGCATTATATATTGACGCCGGATAGCTTGGGATTACGTTCCTATAAATATGCAGATGAATTGTTCAAACGTTTTTCCATCGGCAACGGCATATCCAAAACGTTATTGTTGAATAAAGTTCACCCGAAAAATGAAATGACATCGTCGGATATTGAGAAGATAATCGGGGAGAAAGTTGACGCAATATTTACGGATGACTACTTCGGAATGCAGCCCAATATCAATATGGGCACGGGTTTTTTCAGAAGCAGGAAGCATAGGGGAGATTCCAAGGCAGCTCGGGACATGAAGAAATACATAGATTCCTTTGTCATGAAATCGAAGGAGTGA
- a CDS encoding glutaredoxin family protein: MTATATVYTTNTCPYCTMMKNYLDEQNIPYREVNVQEDEAAGRKLVETTGQMGVPQTELNGKWILGFDTAAVQAALKG; this comes from the coding sequence ATGACAGCTACAGCTACAGTGTACACTACGAACACATGCCCATACTGCACAATGATGAAAAATTATTTGGATGAACAAAATATCCCATACCGGGAAGTGAACGTGCAAGAGGACGAAGCAGCAGGTCGGAAGCTCGTGGAAACGACAGGACAAATGGGAGTTCCGCAAACCGAATTGAACGGAAAGTGGATTTTAGGCTTTGACACGGCGGCTGTGCAGGCAGCATTGAAAGGATAA
- a CDS encoding CpaF family protein, with the protein MSWIEKATVKKQDHNWSVSQSQVDIWVRHYKGRLIKEANLESIIVLQPTERKQTIERLIMQMINEEKVIIPSEQIEEIIQQLINESVGYGPLEELLKDDAITEIMVNSPSEVFIEKNGKLEKSPVRFNNEEHIRHIIDRIIAPLGRRIDESYPMVDARLLDGSRVNAIIPPISLDGPSISIRKFKKDPYTLDDLMSFDSFSEEMGSFLKAAVMAKANILVSGGTGSGKTTLLNVLSDSIPPGERIVTIEDMAELRFSYENLVRLEARPPNMEGTGEVKIRHLVRNALRMRPDRIIVGEVRGSEAIDMLQAMNTGHEGSLTTVHANTPKDALGRLEAMVIMSGLPLTVDVIRGYFVGALNLIVQTSRFTDGRRRIVNISELVEVDGNIKVKDIFEFNRTATLPDGRIEGTFRSTGYIPNMLDRIKSFGIPFDEKVFKEGMYV; encoded by the coding sequence ATGTCATGGATCGAAAAGGCAACAGTAAAAAAGCAGGACCATAATTGGTCTGTATCCCAATCGCAGGTTGATATATGGGTCCGCCATTATAAAGGCCGTTTAATAAAAGAGGCTAACTTGGAAAGTATCATTGTCCTACAGCCGACAGAGCGTAAACAAACGATTGAAAGACTCATAATGCAAATGATCAACGAAGAAAAAGTAATTATCCCAAGTGAGCAGATAGAAGAAATTATCCAGCAATTGATTAATGAATCCGTCGGATATGGACCTCTTGAGGAACTGCTGAAAGATGATGCCATTACGGAAATTATGGTGAATAGCCCGTCTGAGGTGTTCATCGAGAAAAATGGAAAGTTGGAAAAGTCACCTGTCCGTTTTAATAATGAAGAGCATATCCGTCACATTATCGATCGCATCATTGCACCATTGGGCAGAAGGATTGACGAAAGCTACCCCATGGTGGATGCGCGGCTTTTGGATGGCAGCCGTGTCAATGCAATCATTCCTCCGATCAGTCTGGATGGCCCGTCTATCTCCATCCGTAAATTCAAGAAAGATCCTTATACGCTTGATGACTTAATGTCGTTTGATAGTTTCTCCGAAGAGATGGGGTCATTCCTAAAAGCGGCGGTCATGGCGAAAGCGAATATCCTCGTTTCGGGCGGAACCGGCAGTGGGAAAACGACTCTTCTGAACGTGTTGTCCGACTCTATTCCGCCAGGCGAGAGAATTGTAACAATTGAGGATATGGCGGAGCTTCGTTTTTCATACGAAAACCTTGTCCGATTGGAGGCGCGCCCCCCAAATATGGAGGGGACCGGGGAAGTGAAAATCCGTCATCTGGTACGAAATGCACTTCGGATGCGTCCAGATCGGATCATCGTCGGGGAGGTGAGGGGATCGGAAGCAATTGACATGCTCCAAGCAATGAACACCGGACACGAAGGATCTTTGACAACGGTTCACGCAAACACCCCGAAAGATGCTTTAGGGAGACTGGAAGCCATGGTAATCATGTCGGGCTTGCCGTTGACAGTCGATGTTATCCGAGGGTATTTTGTCGGGGCGTTGAATTTGATTGTCCAAACTTCAAGGTTCACAGATGGAAGGCGAAGAATCGTCAACATTTCAGAACTCGTTGAAGTAGACGGCAACATCAAAGTGAAGGATATATTCGAATTCAACAGGACCGCAACCCTACCGGATGGAAGAATCGAAGGTACCTTCCGTTCAACGGGTTATATTCCGAATATGTTGGATCGCATTAAAAGCTTCGGCATCCCTTTCGATGAAAAGGTCTTTAAGGAAGGTATGTACGTATGA
- a CDS encoding type II secretion system F family protein produces the protein MSWTLPLLTSTIFTFCISIYYIAKSKGQKNAKKRVDDWFDVELEKERKSVVLLLGGLYDRSELSQDLHNKLKQANLSLMPSEYMGIYVLLIALLTFINKFVLGLYFTMAILIAYLIVMGSSKAFLSTRKNKRTESFNNQLPEICRTMSNGIKAGQTIPQAIEMVAHSVKAPNGPEFQRFNQRLKLGDSLEKVLNEFRERVPSNDVSIFVSTILIQQKVGGNLSQVLSNMAETLEERSRVHKEISTVTAESRSIAYILVVMPFLMALMMNLFIKGFLNVLFTPFGLILFVIFTAIVLCGFVLIRRITDIRV, from the coding sequence ATGAGCTGGACACTGCCTTTATTGACATCGACCATATTTACGTTCTGCATTTCCATCTACTATATAGCAAAAAGCAAGGGGCAGAAAAACGCCAAAAAGAGGGTCGATGACTGGTTCGATGTAGAGCTGGAGAAGGAGAGGAAGAGTGTCGTCCTCCTACTAGGCGGGCTTTACGACCGCTCTGAGCTCTCTCAAGACCTACACAACAAGTTGAAGCAAGCCAACCTCTCCCTTATGCCGTCGGAGTATATGGGAATCTATGTTTTGCTAATAGCTTTACTAACTTTTATCAATAAATTTGTACTCGGTCTCTACTTCACGATGGCTATTCTGATTGCTTACTTGATTGTAATGGGCAGCTCGAAAGCTTTCCTCAGTACGAGGAAGAACAAACGCACCGAGTCGTTTAACAATCAATTACCGGAAATCTGCCGGACGATGTCCAATGGGATAAAAGCCGGACAAACGATTCCGCAGGCGATTGAAATGGTCGCTCATTCCGTCAAAGCGCCTAACGGACCTGAATTCCAACGATTCAACCAGCGATTAAAGCTAGGGGATAGTCTTGAAAAAGTATTGAATGAATTTCGTGAACGAGTGCCAAGCAATGATGTATCCATATTTGTCAGTACGATACTCATCCAGCAAAAAGTCGGCGGCAATCTGTCCCAAGTTTTATCGAACATGGCAGAAACGCTTGAGGAGCGGAGCCGCGTCCATAAGGAAATCTCAACAGTAACGGCGGAAAGCCGCTCGATTGCATATATTCTCGTCGTCATGCCATTTCTGATGGCCCTTATGATGAACTTGTTCATAAAAGGATTTCTGAATGTCCTATTTACGCCGTTTGGGCTAATCTTGTTCGTGATTTTTACGGCAATTGTCCTATGCGGTTTCGTCTTGATTAGAAGAATTACGGATATAAGGGTGTAG
- a CDS encoding CdaR family transcriptional regulator yields the protein MITKKLAEEIVEQTMFRLDRNLNVMDTNGMILASGEKERIDRIHEGAAHVAKTRRPLWIDDGNTSDWQGAKPGVNMPIYYKDRLIGVIGITGNPEELKDIATLVQLTTEMMVHQALITSEDEWKRKIKELVFEELVDSRPLSPIVIDRLVLLEFNMTGPYVTLLVQTNNLPASPQRLIETMEEQFERNTALIGHSQLNELFIVLSDVNMSVLELKLQKILALFQKDSSVEIGVGLPVKNLEGISHSYETAKYAIQYGHSNEQIHYYYDDIELIALLTSSPTQLKERFARRILAGLNEQLIETLEAFFEHDQVVGETAAALAIHRHTLTYRLRKVKELTALDPTRFRDAVLFHMALLVGSE from the coding sequence TTGATTACAAAGAAACTGGCAGAGGAAATCGTCGAACAGACGATGTTCAGGTTGGACAGGAATTTGAATGTAATGGATACGAATGGAATGATTTTGGCTTCCGGGGAAAAAGAACGCATTGATCGCATCCATGAAGGCGCAGCGCATGTCGCTAAAACGAGACGACCGCTTTGGATTGATGATGGGAATACATCGGATTGGCAAGGTGCAAAGCCTGGCGTGAACATGCCCATCTATTATAAGGACCGATTGATCGGCGTCATCGGCATTACCGGCAATCCTGAAGAATTAAAAGATATTGCAACGCTCGTACAATTGACGACCGAGATGATGGTCCATCAAGCACTCATTACGTCGGAGGATGAATGGAAACGGAAAATCAAGGAACTCGTTTTTGAAGAGCTGGTCGACAGCCGCCCTCTTTCACCGATTGTCATCGACCGGCTTGTCTTATTGGAATTCAACATGACCGGACCTTATGTGACGCTATTAGTGCAAACTAATAATTTGCCTGCATCTCCTCAGCGATTAATTGAAACGATGGAAGAGCAGTTCGAGAGAAACACAGCTCTAATCGGACACTCCCAGTTGAATGAGTTGTTCATCGTTCTATCCGACGTGAACATGTCCGTGCTTGAGTTAAAGCTGCAGAAAATCCTTGCTTTATTTCAAAAGGATTCCTCCGTCGAAATCGGCGTCGGGTTGCCTGTCAAAAACTTGGAAGGCATCTCCCATTCGTATGAAACAGCAAAGTACGCAATCCAGTACGGGCATTCGAATGAGCAAATCCATTACTACTATGATGACATTGAACTGATCGCCCTCTTGACTAGCAGCCCAACCCAATTGAAAGAACGCTTTGCAAGGCGGATCCTTGCCGGATTGAATGAGCAGCTCATTGAAACGTTGGAAGCATTTTTCGAACACGACCAAGTAGTCGGCGAAACAGCTGCTGCACTCGCTATCCATCGCCATACATTGACGTATCGATTGCGAAAAGTGAAAGAACTGACGGCATTAGATCCAACCCGATTTCGCGATGCGGTTCTATTTCATATGGCGCTGCTAGTGGGGAGTGAGTGA